A genome region from Pseudodesulfovibrio alkaliphilus includes the following:
- a CDS encoding efflux RND transporter permease subunit codes for MFVRFFIDRPIFASVVAIIILMVGGLSILALPVAQYPQISPPSVRVTASYTGADAQTVEQSVATPIEEQVNGAQDMMYMNSISSNDGSMNLTVTFDLGRDLELATVDVQNRVNLALQQLPQEVRNTGVQVKKQSPEFVLIISLTSDQPQFDSLFLNNYAKINLYDAIKRIDGVGDVNLFGDQDYGMRLWLEPDKLASYGLTVTDVINAVNEQNVQAPAGQLGMPPAPKGQQFQMTLRVKGRLTDAEEFGNIILKANEDGSTVKVRDVARVELGAKSYYTFSRLNGKSTASLLIYQLPGSNALDVSKNIKKTMAELEAYFPQGIEYSIPYDITRFVNSSIDEVMDTLFEALLLVFLVVFIFLQNWRTTIIPMVCVPVSLIGTFALFPLLDFSINTLTLFGLVLAIGIVVDDAIVVVEATQRIIDEEGLSPKEATKKAMTEVTGPIIASTLVLVAVFVPVAFMGGITGQLYKQFALTLSVSVIISSINALTLSPALSALLLRPYTPIRGPLGWFFGRFNAVFDAVSRRYNAAVGAIVRRSALGILTVAVFGIGCGGLFSILPSSFVPDEDQGYFIVNAMLPEGASLERSNAVADKIEQYLERAPGISDYVTLGGFNMLTGAYSSYCTTVFVMLDDWSERTTTDLSFAAVLGRAQQMFRGIQEAIVMGFQPPPIPGLSSTGGLQFELQDRTGGSIDDLSAVAETYMREAAKRPEVANLFTSFSAQVPQYMVDIDRDKVKKLGVPLKEVFQTMQTNLGGYYINDFNKYGRTYRVMAQAEPQYRTRLDDLNRFYMRSSDGQMVPLSTLGTAERITGPEYIQRYNIFRTVEINAATPPGYSSGQTIRAMEEVAAATLPEGYGHDWTAIAYQEKHSGGQTGLVFALAIVMVFLVLAAQYESWATPFAVILCVPLGIFGAMASQWIRGLDDNVYAQIGLVMLIGLAAKNAILIVEFAKEKHEQGLSLPEAAMAAAKLRFRPILMTSFAFILGVIPLVTASGAGSSSRHALGTSVFGGMIAATCLGVLVVPALYAFVQEMALKTRQALKRGLGTNQ; via the coding sequence ATGTTCGTCAGATTCTTCATCGACCGGCCCATCTTCGCCTCTGTGGTGGCCATCATCATCCTGATGGTTGGCGGCCTGAGCATCCTCGCCCTGCCCGTTGCCCAGTATCCACAGATCTCGCCGCCTTCGGTCCGGGTCACGGCCAGCTACACCGGAGCGGACGCCCAAACCGTGGAGCAGTCGGTGGCCACGCCCATCGAAGAGCAGGTCAACGGCGCCCAGGACATGATGTATATGAACTCCATCTCGTCCAACGACGGCTCCATGAACCTCACCGTGACCTTCGACCTGGGACGCGACCTGGAGCTAGCCACCGTGGACGTGCAAAACCGGGTCAACCTTGCCCTGCAACAGCTGCCCCAGGAGGTCCGCAACACTGGCGTCCAGGTCAAAAAGCAGTCGCCCGAATTCGTGCTGATCATCAGCCTGACCTCGGACCAGCCCCAATTCGATTCGCTCTTTCTGAACAACTACGCCAAGATCAACCTGTATGACGCCATCAAGCGCATCGACGGCGTGGGCGATGTCAACCTGTTTGGCGACCAGGATTACGGCATGCGCCTCTGGCTTGAGCCGGACAAGCTGGCCTCCTACGGCCTTACGGTCACCGACGTGATCAACGCGGTGAACGAACAGAACGTCCAGGCCCCGGCCGGCCAGCTGGGGATGCCGCCCGCGCCCAAGGGCCAACAGTTCCAGATGACCCTGCGGGTCAAGGGACGGCTGACGGACGCCGAGGAGTTCGGCAACATCATTCTCAAGGCCAACGAGGACGGCAGCACGGTCAAAGTGCGCGACGTGGCCCGTGTGGAACTGGGAGCCAAGAGCTACTACACATTCTCCAGGCTCAACGGCAAGTCCACGGCCTCGCTGCTGATCTACCAACTACCCGGCTCCAACGCCCTGGACGTGTCCAAGAATATCAAGAAGACCATGGCCGAACTCGAAGCCTATTTTCCCCAGGGAATCGAATACTCCATCCCCTACGACATCACCCGGTTCGTCAATTCGTCCATAGACGAGGTCATGGATACCCTGTTCGAGGCCCTGCTGCTGGTCTTCCTGGTGGTCTTCATCTTCCTGCAGAACTGGCGCACCACAATCATCCCGATGGTCTGCGTGCCCGTCTCGCTCATCGGCACCTTTGCCCTGTTTCCGCTGCTCGACTTCTCCATCAACACCCTGACCCTCTTCGGTCTGGTCCTGGCCATCGGCATCGTGGTGGACGACGCCATCGTGGTGGTCGAGGCCACGCAGCGGATCATCGACGAGGAAGGACTCTCGCCCAAGGAGGCCACCAAGAAGGCCATGACCGAGGTCACAGGCCCCATCATCGCCTCCACCCTGGTGCTTGTGGCGGTCTTCGTTCCCGTGGCCTTCATGGGCGGCATCACGGGCCAGCTCTACAAGCAGTTCGCCTTGACCCTGTCGGTGTCGGTGATCATCTCGTCCATCAACGCCTTGACCCTCTCTCCCGCCCTGAGCGCCCTGCTGCTGCGGCCATACACCCCTATCCGGGGTCCGCTGGGCTGGTTCTTCGGCCGGTTCAACGCCGTCTTCGACGCCGTGAGCCGCCGCTACAACGCGGCGGTCGGAGCCATAGTCAGGCGCTCGGCCCTGGGCATCCTGACAGTGGCGGTCTTCGGCATCGGCTGCGGCGGGCTCTTCTCCATCCTGCCATCGAGCTTCGTGCCCGACGAGGACCAGGGCTACTTCATCGTCAACGCCATGCTCCCCGAAGGGGCGTCGCTGGAACGCTCCAATGCGGTGGCCGACAAGATCGAGCAATACCTCGAAAGGGCTCCGGGCATCAGTGACTATGTGACCCTTGGCGGATTCAACATGCTTACCGGCGCGTACTCGTCCTATTGCACGACCGTGTTCGTCATGCTCGACGACTGGTCGGAGAGGACCACGACGGACCTCTCCTTCGCGGCCGTCCTGGGCCGTGCGCAACAGATGTTCAGGGGTATCCAGGAGGCCATTGTCATGGGCTTTCAGCCGCCGCCCATACCGGGACTCAGTTCCACTGGCGGGCTCCAATTCGAATTGCAGGACCGCACGGGCGGCTCCATCGATGACCTTTCGGCCGTGGCCGAGACCTACATGCGCGAAGCGGCGAAACGTCCCGAGGTGGCCAACCTCTTCACCTCCTTCAGCGCCCAGGTGCCGCAGTACATGGTCGACATCGACCGCGACAAGGTCAAGAAGCTCGGTGTGCCCCTCAAAGAGGTCTTCCAGACCATGCAGACCAACCTCGGCGGCTATTACATCAACGACTTCAACAAGTACGGCCGCACATACCGGGTCATGGCCCAGGCCGAACCCCAGTACCGCACCCGGCTTGACGACCTGAACCGCTTCTACATGCGCTCTTCCGACGGCCAGATGGTCCCGCTCAGCACCCTGGGCACGGCAGAGAGGATAACCGGACCGGAATACATCCAGCGCTACAACATCTTCCGCACCGTGGAGATCAACGCGGCCACCCCGCCGGGCTACAGCTCGGGCCAGACCATCCGGGCCATGGAGGAAGTGGCGGCAGCCACCCTGCCCGAGGGCTACGGCCATGACTGGACGGCCATCGCCTATCAGGAGAAACATTCCGGCGGTCAGACCGGCCTGGTCTTTGCCCTGGCCATCGTCATGGTCTTCCTGGTCCTGGCCGCCCAGTACGAGAGCTGGGCTACGCCCTTTGCCGTCATCCTGTGCGTGCCCCTGGGCATATTCGGAGCCATGGCCTCTCAGTGGATTCGAGGACTTGACGACAACGTCTATGCCCAGATCGGCCTGGTCATGCTCATCGGCCTGGCAGCTAAAAACGCCATCCTCATCGTCGAATTCGCCAAGGAGAAACACGAGCAGGGACTGTCTCTGCCTGAGGCAGCCATGGCAGCGGCAAAATTGCGGTTCAGGCCCATCCTCATGACCTCCTTTGCCTTTATCCTGGGCGTCATTCCGCTGGTCACGGCCTCGGGCGCGGGCTCGTCGAGCCGCCACGCCCTCGGCACCTCGGTCTTTGGCGGCATGATCGCAGCCACCTGCCTCGGCGTGCTCGTGGTGCCCGCCCTGTACGCCTTTGTGCAGGAAATGGCCTTGAAAACGCGGCAGGCGCTGAAGCGGGGACTGGGCACCAATCAATAG
- a CDS encoding ion transporter → MVRIFLMALILLNIAALILETVREVSLVFEFWLKAFEWLSVGIFTVEYLARLWVGGPGRAQGLAGRFRYALTPLMLVDLLAILPVYLPLLLPTDLIFLRALRLMRLMRVLKLGRYSEAIQIFCRVVVQKKEQLVVACIAVLILLMIASSLMFYLESEAQPEAFSSIPQSMWWAIVTMTTVGYGDVYPVTGMGRLLASVIALLGIAMFAVPAGILSAGFVEHGDAGKTGDTVCPHCGKPLGPGRTD, encoded by the coding sequence ATGGTCAGAATCTTTCTCATGGCCCTCATTCTCCTCAACATAGCGGCCTTGATTCTTGAGACCGTACGTGAAGTTTCCCTTGTGTTCGAATTCTGGCTCAAGGCGTTTGAGTGGCTTTCCGTCGGCATCTTCACCGTGGAGTATCTGGCCCGGCTTTGGGTGGGTGGTCCTGGCCGCGCCCAGGGGTTGGCCGGACGCTTCAGATATGCCCTCACCCCGCTGATGCTGGTTGATCTCCTGGCCATCCTTCCCGTCTATCTTCCGCTCCTGCTGCCCACTGATCTCATCTTTCTGCGCGCCCTGCGGCTCATGCGCCTGATGCGCGTACTCAAGCTCGGCCGATATTCCGAGGCCATCCAGATATTCTGCCGGGTGGTGGTGCAAAAGAAGGAACAACTTGTGGTGGCCTGCATTGCGGTGCTCATCCTGCTCATGATTGCGTCAAGCCTGATGTTCTACCTCGAAAGCGAAGCGCAGCCCGAAGCCTTCAGTTCCATCCCCCAGTCCATGTGGTGGGCCATCGTGACCATGACCACCGTGGGCTACGGCGACGTGTACCCCGTCACGGGCATGGGACGGTTGCTGGCCTCGGTCATTGCCCTGCTCGGCATCGCCATGTTTGCCGTGCCAGCGGGCATCTTGAGCGCGGGGTTCGTGGAACACGGAGACGCAGGAAAGACAGGCGACACCGTCTGCCCCCATTGCGGCAAGCCGCTCGGGCCAGGGCGCACGGATTGA
- a CDS encoding DNA-binding protein, translated as MRFTDRIRKEGYTRYRGAVDASVYEYFNCEHSWKAVWFLKDGHYQCCGCKERCETSDPDGFQLFLDIR; from the coding sequence ATGAGGTTTACGGACAGGATTCGCAAGGAAGGCTACACCCGCTATCGCGGCGCGGTGGACGCCTCGGTGTACGAATACTTCAACTGCGAGCACTCGTGGAAGGCGGTATGGTTCCTCAAGGACGGCCACTACCAGTGCTGCGGCTGCAAGGAACGGTGCGAAACCTCGGACCCGGACGGTTTCCAGCTTTTTCTCGACATCCGATAG
- a CDS encoding zinc-ribbon domain-containing protein — MIICTGCGTKNDDEARFCEECGRKLQSSRRTAPTGASPGAPLSRFRHQGIAPGTRTSLWRMAEAWAYVLMLAVVGAVCVVREVWWPLYPAVALLGLIAWLRRI; from the coding sequence GTGATCATTTGCACAGGCTGTGGAACAAAGAACGACGACGAGGCGCGATTCTGCGAGGAATGCGGCAGGAAGCTTCAGTCGTCGCGGCGTACGGCCCCAACGGGGGCCTCTCCGGGGGCACCCCTTTCACGTTTTCGCCATCAGGGTATCGCTCCGGGGACGCGCACTTCGCTTTGGCGCATGGCGGAGGCCTGGGCCTATGTGCTCATGCTTGCTGTCGTGGGGGCCGTCTGTGTTGTCCGCGAAGTATGGTGGCCTCTGTATCCCGCGGTGGCCTTGCTCGGGCTGATCGCCTGGCTGCGCCGTATTTGA
- a CDS encoding DUF1844 domain-containing protein: MADTTCKENPMKGIPLDINFTTFIYSLSSSAMVALGEAPDPSTGKVELQPQMAKHTIDVLGMLKEKFEKGLDDTERKLLCDIVYNLRMAYINKVR; the protein is encoded by the coding sequence ATGGCTGACACCACCTGCAAGGAAAACCCCATGAAGGGGATTCCGCTGGACATCAACTTCACCACCTTCATCTATTCCCTGTCATCCTCGGCCATGGTCGCCTTGGGCGAGGCTCCCGATCCGAGCACCGGCAAGGTCGAGCTCCAGCCGCAAATGGCCAAGCATACCATCGACGTACTCGGCATGCTCAAGGAAAAATTCGAAAAAGGGCTGGATGACACGGAAAGAAAACTGCTGTGCGACATCGTCTACAACCTGCGCATGGCCTATATCAACAAGGTCCGCTAG
- the argC gene encoding N-acetyl-gamma-glutamyl-phosphate reductase: protein MSHMIKAGLVGVTGYTGMELARLMVHHSSMELVRVTSRAEAGKRLADIYPFLHRLPLGELVITRPDPADLAEECDVVFLAVPHKTAMEIAATLLEQGVKVVDLSADFRLNDKSVYEHWYATEHTRAGLLPEAVYGLPELYLDQIMGARLIANPGCYPTSAILGLAPALKAGIVETGDIVIDAKSGASGAGRGAKVGTLFCEVADSFRAYGLPNHRHTPEIEQEISKIAGTGITVSFNTHLLPIDRGILSTIYTRLKGSTSIEEVHDIFTEFYSDKPLVRVLPKGLLPETRHVRGTVFCDIGLVVDQRTNRLVILSAIDNLCRGASGQALMNANLVCGLDIDEGLPMAPMMP from the coding sequence ATGTCCCATATGATCAAGGCGGGGCTGGTCGGCGTGACCGGCTACACCGGCATGGAGCTTGCCCGGCTCATGGTCCACCACTCCTCCATGGAGCTGGTGCGCGTCACCTCCAGGGCCGAGGCGGGCAAACGGCTGGCCGACATCTATCCCTTTCTCCACCGGCTGCCCCTTGGCGAGCTGGTCATCACCCGACCCGACCCGGCCGATCTGGCCGAGGAATGCGATGTGGTCTTCCTGGCCGTGCCCCACAAGACAGCCATGGAGATCGCCGCCACCCTGCTTGAGCAGGGCGTCAAGGTCGTGGACCTGTCCGCGGACTTCCGCCTCAACGACAAGTCAGTGTACGAGCACTGGTACGCCACGGAACACACCCGGGCCGGGCTGCTCCCCGAAGCCGTCTACGGGCTGCCCGAACTCTATCTCGACCAGATCATGGGGGCGCGGCTCATCGCCAACCCCGGCTGCTATCCCACCTCGGCCATCCTCGGCCTGGCCCCGGCCCTGAAGGCAGGCATTGTCGAGACCGGCGACATCGTCATCGACGCCAAATCCGGCGCTTCCGGCGCGGGACGCGGGGCCAAGGTAGGCACCCTGTTCTGCGAGGTGGCCGACTCCTTCCGCGCCTACGGACTGCCCAACCACCGGCATACGCCGGAAATCGAGCAGGAAATTTCCAAGATCGCCGGAACCGGCATCACCGTTTCCTTCAACACCCATCTGCTGCCCATCGACCGGGGCATCCTCTCCACCATCTACACCCGGCTCAAGGGCTCGACATCCATCGAAGAGGTCCACGACATCTTTACCGAATTCTACTCGGACAAACCCCTGGTGCGGGTACTCCCCAAAGGGCTGCTGCCCGAGACGCGCCACGTTCGCGGCACGGTCTTCTGCGACATCGGGCTGGTGGTGGACCAAAGGACCAACCGACTGGTGATCCTCTCGGCCATCGACAATCTCTGCCGGGGCGCCTCCGGGCAGGCGCTGATGAACGCCAACCTCGTCTGTGGACTGGACATTGACGAGGGATTGCCCATGGCCCCCATGATGCCCTAG
- a CDS encoding glycosyltransferase family A protein, whose protein sequence is MPEARYIPTDRFEELNLIDLDGVFGVLDVYCDNFLPDMEACQVFLARILGTPGASTHPATRPRVAALLRKALAFGPFHLPTMEIAHNLTGNAELGERIRKLRSLALDSSLSDPRALMSDEGLFLRKRNKLLDMLEDKPGHVTAASHLLYLDACRGLASDQWLARFTVPKFVRTQWERRLLLHYAATGETDRALALWPGVAQGPICEVELNCAAELFAASGDRDRAATCYARSLEIDPAQTPARLRLVELHSPTLADANLPAQRDVTICLYSWNKAEDLKRTLASLAETNLGRARIRVLLNGCTDDSAQVAEAARTHFPERDYAVLALPVNVGAPAARNWLGALPEARASQFVAYIDDDVELPEDWLAHFLTVMERHPNTAVVGCKVVFGADPRMVQYLYRAFALARPEIIKLTDPCQVAQMDRGHYDFVRETDTVMGCCHLLRTACMPDGPDFDLRYSPTQVDDTAHDLTLRLQGHEVRYCGLVRCRHHQNTGGGFRRQMTDAQLGQALGNDMKFHYFFKAHLERIKAIMANAART, encoded by the coding sequence ATGCCTGAAGCCCGCTACATCCCCACCGACCGCTTTGAGGAACTCAACCTCATTGATCTCGACGGAGTATTCGGGGTTCTTGATGTTTACTGCGACAACTTTCTCCCGGACATGGAGGCATGCCAAGTCTTCCTCGCCCGCATCCTTGGCACCCCCGGAGCGTCGACTCATCCGGCCACCCGGCCCCGAGTGGCCGCGCTGCTGCGCAAGGCGTTGGCCTTCGGCCCCTTCCATCTGCCCACCATGGAAATCGCCCACAACCTGACTGGCAATGCCGAACTGGGCGAACGTATCCGCAAGCTGCGTTCCCTGGCCCTGGATTCTTCCCTCTCCGATCCCCGGGCGCTCATGAGTGACGAGGGACTGTTCCTGCGCAAGCGAAACAAGCTGCTGGACATGCTCGAGGACAAACCGGGCCATGTGACTGCCGCGTCGCATCTCCTCTACCTGGACGCATGCCGGGGCCTTGCCTCCGACCAATGGCTGGCCCGGTTCACCGTACCGAAATTCGTGCGTACGCAATGGGAACGCCGACTGTTGCTGCACTACGCGGCCACGGGCGAGACAGACCGCGCCCTGGCCCTGTGGCCCGGCGTGGCCCAAGGGCCTATCTGCGAGGTGGAGCTCAACTGCGCTGCCGAACTCTTCGCCGCCTCGGGCGACCGGGACCGGGCTGCCACCTGCTACGCCCGGTCCCTTGAGATCGATCCCGCCCAGACCCCGGCGCGGCTGCGGCTGGTCGAACTGCACAGCCCCACCCTGGCCGACGCAAACCTCCCGGCCCAACGCGATGTGACCATCTGCCTGTATTCATGGAACAAGGCCGAGGACCTGAAACGGACCCTGGCCAGCCTTGCCGAGACCAACCTGGGCCGGGCCAGGATACGGGTGCTGCTCAACGGCTGCACGGACGACAGCGCCCAGGTGGCCGAGGCGGCCCGGACGCATTTCCCCGAACGCGACTACGCGGTGCTGGCCCTGCCGGTCAATGTGGGCGCCCCGGCGGCCCGCAACTGGCTGGGTGCGCTGCCCGAGGCCCGCGCCAGCCAGTTTGTGGCCTACATCGACGATGATGTGGAACTGCCCGAAGACTGGCTGGCCCATTTTCTCACGGTCATGGAGCGCCATCCGAACACCGCCGTGGTCGGCTGCAAGGTGGTCTTCGGGGCCGACCCGAGGATGGTCCAGTACCTGTACCGCGCCTTTGCCCTTGCCCGGCCAGAAATCATCAAACTGACCGACCCCTGCCAGGTGGCGCAGATGGACCGGGGCCACTACGACTTCGTCCGGGAAACCGACACGGTCATGGGCTGCTGCCACCTGCTGCGCACCGCCTGCATGCCTGACGGACCTGACTTCGATCTGCGCTACTCCCCTACCCAGGTGGACGATACCGCCCACGACCTGACCCTGAGACTGCAAGGACATGAAGTCCGTTACTGCGGGCTGGTCCGCTGTCGGCACCACCAGAACACAGGCGGCGGCTTCAGACGCCAGATGACCGACGCCCAACTGGGACAGGCCCTGGGCAATGACATGAAATTCCACTATTTTTTCAAGGCGCATCTGGAGCGTATCAAGGCGATCATGGCCAATGCCGCCCGGACCTGA